In the Desulfosporosinus acidiphilus SJ4 genome, GATCTCTTAAAGTTGGTCAAGAAGTTGCCGTAGTTGATGATGAAACTGATACCTATGTTGGTATCTTAACCATCAGCGATATGTATGAATATGACAAAGTTAAAGAATGCAAAGCTGTTTTCTTCACTGATGATCCAGAACACGATGGCGTTAAAAAAGTCATGGCTCAAGGAGACATCAACGTTGGCGGTTCTTTAGTAACCTTCAGCCAATTGGGCTATGCTTCTAAATATGGCGACTATTATGCTACTCCGGAACAAACCAGAAAAATCTTTGATGAAAAAGGCTGGGCAACCGTTGCTGCGTTCCAAACCCGTAACCCCTTGCATCGTTCTCACGAATTTCTCTGCAAAATGGGAAATGAAGTTTGTGATGGACTCTTCATTCACCCAATCGTAGGAAAACTTAAAAAAGGTGATATTCCTGCAGAAGTTCGTTTAGATTGCTATGAAGTTCTCTTAAAGAACTACTTCAATCCCAAGAATGTTGTTATGAAAGTATATCCGATGGAAATGCGTTATGCAGGACCAAGCGAAGCTATTCTTCATGCTATTTTCCGTCAAAACTTCGGCTGCAGCCATATCTTAATTGGCCGTGACCATGCCGGTGTTGGTGACTATTATACAGCTTATCAAGCCCAAGAAATCTTCGAGCAATTCAAACCCGGTGAAATTCTCTGTCAACCACTTAAAGTAACTGCTGCTATGTACTGCAACAAGTGTGAAGGTATGACCACTGAGAAAACCTGTCCTCATGGTAAAGAAGATCACCTCAAAATTAGCGGTACAAAATTAAGAGCAATGTTAGGAGCTGGAGAAGTTCCACCCAGCAATTTCAGTCGTCCAGAAGTTCTGCAAATCTTACTCAAATATTATGGCTCATTAAATAAGTAAAACATTTGGTTTGTAAATTAAACTAGGAAATTTTTTCTTAAGTTTAGTTTCAAAAATATATGAATGATGGAGGTTTAACAAATGCCAAGTTTTGTAATTGCAGAAAAGTGTGACGGATGCAAAGGGCAAGATAAAACAGCTTGCATGTATGCATGCCCAAATGACCTGATGTTTTTAGACAAAGAAAGAATGAAAGCTGTAAACCTAGATCCAAGCCAATGCTGGGAGTGCTTATGCTGTGTTAAAGCTTGCCCGCAACAAGCTATGGACCTTCGCGGATATGCAGATTTTGTTCCCCTCGGCGCTTCCTGTGTACCTCTTCGTGGTTCGGACAGCATCATGTGGACCGTTAAATTCCGCAATGGCATGACTAAACGCTTTAAGTTCCCCATCCGTACAACTGAAGAAGGTTCTGCTGTACCTGATGGCGGCTTTGTTGAAGCAAACACCGATATCAACAGCATCGAACTCTTCACTGAGCCTTCTTCCATGAAAATGCCGGTTTGGACTTATAAGAAATAAGCTCTTGCAATAAGGAATAAATAGGGAGGTTAAAATCAATGCCAATGAACTTTGAAACAGTAGAAGTAACAACCGACCTTCTGATCATCGGAGGCGGAATGGGAGCCTGCGGCGCAGCTGTAGAAGCAGCTTACTGGGGCAAAAAACACGGACTTAAAGTAACCTTAGTTGATAAAGCATCAATGCCGCGTTCCGGTGCAGTCGGAATGGGATTGTCCGCTATTAACCTTTATGTTGGTCTTGCAGAAGGCAGAAATACTGTTCAAGACTATGTCCGCTACGTTAAAGGCGATATGATGGGAATTGCTCGTGATGACTTAGTCGCTAACATCGCTCGTCACGTTGACAGCTCCGTGCACATGTTTGAAAAATGGGGTCTTCCTTTGTGGAAAGACGAAGAAGGCAACTATGTTCACGAAGGAAAATGGCAACTGATGATCAGCGGTGAATCCTATAAAGTTATCGTTGCTGAAGCTGCTAAGACTGCTTTAGGCGAAGAAAACATTTATGAGAGAGTTTTCATCACTGAGCCCCTCTTAAAAGACGGTAAATGCGTAGGAGCTGTTGGCTTCAGTGTTCGTGAGAACAAATTCTATGTCTTCAAAGCAAAAGCAACCTTGTGTGCAATGGGCGGAACGGTTGGTGTCTTCAAACCTAAATCCACAGGTGAAGGTGCCGGACGTTCATGGTATCCTCCATTCTCCACCGGTTCATCCGCTTACTTCACCATGAAGGCTGGAGCAGAGATGAGCAGCCAAGAAGTACGCTTTGTACCGATTCGTTTTAAAGACGCTTATGGTCCTGTTGGAGCTTGGTTCTTACTCTTCAAATCCCGCGCAACCAATGCTTTGGGTGAAAACTACATGGAAACCCGCGCCGATGAGCTGAAAAAATTTGGCGTCTACGGTTCCATTAAACCAATTCCTGCAAACCTTCGTAACCATCTGGGGTTATTAGACGTTCAAGAAGGTAAAGGACCTCTCTTCATGCGTACAGAAGAAGCTATTTCCAATCTGGCCAAAGCGTATGAAGGAGACGAAAAAGCCTTCAAGAAGAAAATGAAATCCTTAGAGAATGAAGCATGGGAAGACTTCCTCGATATGACGATTGCACAAGCTTTACTTTGGGCAGCAACCAACGTTCAGCCTGAAGAAAGATCTTCTGAAATCGCAGCAGCAGAGCCTTACTTCATCAGCTCTCACTCCGGTTCTTCAGGAGCATGGATTTCCGGTCCGGAAGACCTCTCCGCTGGAACAGACTACTTCTGGGGTTATGCTAACATGACCACCGTTCCTGGCCTCTTTGCAGCAGGGGACGCATCCGGAAACTGCCCGCACAAATTCTCCTCAGGAACTCACGCAGAAGGACGTATTGCAGGAAAGTCAGCTTGCAAATATATCTTAGAGAACAACACACTTCTCGAAGTTGAGCCTTCTGTGATTGACGAAATGAAAGCCATCACTTACAAACCGCTGGAAATCTATGAGCAATATAAAGATTTCAGTACCGATCCACAAGTTAACCCGAACTATATTCTTCCGAAACAGTTTATGTTCCGTTTACAAAAACTGATGGATGAGTATGTTGGCGGAGCTAACGTATATTTCTGCATGAACCAAGCATCCTTAGACAGAGCAGCAGAACTCTTTGAATTCCTCAAAGAAGACTCTGAAAAACTGGCAGCCAATGACATTTATGAATTGCTGAGAGTTTGGGAAAACAAACACAGAATGTGGCAAGCCGAATCCCACTTGAAAGCAGTCACCTTCCGTGAAGAGACCCGTTGGCCCGGATACTATATCAGAACAGACATACCAACTCTTGACGAAGAGAACTGGCATTGTTTCGTCAACATGAAATGGGATCCACAAACCAAAGAGTGGTCTGTCTTCAAACGTCCGGTTATCGATATGTTTGACGTTAAATTTTAAGTAACACTTTACCACTCCTAATCTTAGTAATTTTGAGGACGAGTATGGCTTTTCGGAAATATACGAAAGGTTTATACTCGTCTTCTTTTTTACCTGTCAGAAAGAATAACTTTTTGTTCAATACAGAAAGAATAGTCAATACGTGCCAAGACATTGTCTTCGCCCTCTAGCATAAGTCGTGCAACTTACCTGCCAGGAATTGCAACTAAGTAGCCAATGGTTACGAAGAAAGCGGACGAGCCCTATCATCACACT is a window encoding:
- the aprB gene encoding adenylyl-sulfate reductase subunit beta, which produces MPSFVIAEKCDGCKGQDKTACMYACPNDLMFLDKERMKAVNLDPSQCWECLCCVKACPQQAMDLRGYADFVPLGASCVPLRGSDSIMWTVKFRNGMTKRFKFPIRTTEEGSAVPDGGFVEANTDINSIELFTEPSSMKMPVWTYKK
- the aprA gene encoding adenylyl-sulfate reductase subunit alpha; translation: MPMNFETVEVTTDLLIIGGGMGACGAAVEAAYWGKKHGLKVTLVDKASMPRSGAVGMGLSAINLYVGLAEGRNTVQDYVRYVKGDMMGIARDDLVANIARHVDSSVHMFEKWGLPLWKDEEGNYVHEGKWQLMISGESYKVIVAEAAKTALGEENIYERVFITEPLLKDGKCVGAVGFSVRENKFYVFKAKATLCAMGGTVGVFKPKSTGEGAGRSWYPPFSTGSSAYFTMKAGAEMSSQEVRFVPIRFKDAYGPVGAWFLLFKSRATNALGENYMETRADELKKFGVYGSIKPIPANLRNHLGLLDVQEGKGPLFMRTEEAISNLAKAYEGDEKAFKKKMKSLENEAWEDFLDMTIAQALLWAATNVQPEERSSEIAAAEPYFISSHSGSSGAWISGPEDLSAGTDYFWGYANMTTVPGLFAAGDASGNCPHKFSSGTHAEGRIAGKSACKYILENNTLLEVEPSVIDEMKAITYKPLEIYEQYKDFSTDPQVNPNYILPKQFMFRLQKLMDEYVGGANVYFCMNQASLDRAAELFEFLKEDSEKLAANDIYELLRVWENKHRMWQAESHLKAVTFREETRWPGYYIRTDIPTLDEENWHCFVNMKWDPQTKEWSVFKRPVIDMFDVKF
- the sat gene encoding sulfate adenylyltransferase produces the protein MSKLVPPHGGKLTPVLLPEAQRAEALAKAKTLPVIRMTSRETSDVLMIGMGAFSPLTGFMDKANYESVVETKHLTNGLAWPLPITLSVTKEQAGSLKVGQEVAVVDDETDTYVGILTISDMYEYDKVKECKAVFFTDDPEHDGVKKVMAQGDINVGGSLVTFSQLGYASKYGDYYATPEQTRKIFDEKGWATVAAFQTRNPLHRSHEFLCKMGNEVCDGLFIHPIVGKLKKGDIPAEVRLDCYEVLLKNYFNPKNVVMKVYPMEMRYAGPSEAILHAIFRQNFGCSHILIGRDHAGVGDYYTAYQAQEIFEQFKPGEILCQPLKVTAAMYCNKCEGMTTEKTCPHGKEDHLKISGTKLRAMLGAGEVPPSNFSRPEVLQILLKYYGSLNK